A genomic stretch from Candidatus Jidaibacter acanthamoeba includes:
- a CDS encoding F0F1 ATP synthase subunit gamma, with protein sequence MPSLQSLKNRIKSIKSTQKITKAMKVVSTSKLKKAREKSEAAVHYADKMQNILLAASSLAGKEFEEISLLKNENEEKVRLMIVVTADRGLCGAFNISIIKTVRKVIDNLIAQGKSIKIICIGKKGYELLKKNYGKYIIAHKDGIRSKGVKYSEACDIAERALSLIHDNQVDSCHIYYNKFKSVIAQVPTQQQLIPLLKEELKEEEEKIINEFEFEPDKEKILLDLLPKNLKVQIYKALLESFAGEHASRMTAMDNATRNSGEMIKKLQLVYNRTRQAYITKELIEIISGAEAI encoded by the coding sequence ATGCCATCATTACAGTCACTAAAAAACAGAATAAAAAGCATTAAGTCTACACAAAAGATTACTAAGGCGATGAAAGTGGTATCTACTTCTAAGCTTAAAAAAGCTAGAGAGAAATCCGAAGCCGCAGTCCATTATGCAGACAAAATGCAGAATATATTGCTTGCTGCTTCTTCGCTTGCGGGTAAAGAGTTTGAGGAAATATCATTGCTTAAAAACGAGAATGAAGAGAAAGTTCGGTTAATGATCGTGGTGACGGCTGATAGAGGGCTTTGCGGTGCTTTTAATATTTCTATAATTAAGACGGTAAGAAAGGTTATAGATAATCTTATTGCACAAGGAAAAAGTATTAAGATAATTTGTATCGGCAAAAAAGGATATGAGCTTTTAAAGAAAAATTACGGTAAATATATTATTGCTCATAAAGACGGAATAAGAAGTAAGGGAGTGAAATACTCCGAAGCCTGTGATATAGCTGAAAGAGCGTTATCTTTAATTCATGATAATCAGGTTGATTCTTGTCATATTTATTATAATAAATTTAAATCGGTAATAGCTCAAGTTCCGACTCAGCAGCAATTAATTCCGCTTCTGAAGGAAGAGCTGAAGGAAGAGGAAGAAAAGATTATTAATGAATTTGAATTTGAGCCGGATAAAGAAAAAATATTGTTGGATTTACTGCCGAAAAATTTAAAGGTGCAGATTTATAAAGCATTGTTGGAAAGTTTCGCCGGTGAGCATGCATCACGTATGACGGCGATGGATAATGCCACACGGAACTCTGGGGAAATGATTAAAAAGTTACAGCTTGTTTATAATAGAACGAGACAGGCATATATTACTAAGGAATTAATTGAGATTATATCAGGCGCGGAAGCAATTTAA
- the atpC gene encoding ATP synthase F1 subunit epsilon, whose protein sequence is MTKIRLEIISPEKTLANLEVTMAVLPGEGGEFGVLYGHENYITTIMPGVINIYQDETITEKYVVSAGTVKVTAELCTVIVDEAVSTDKINFEQFESRLTATIQEMEKESSEVVRDELRDEIKYLEEALKFRV, encoded by the coding sequence ATGACTAAAATTAGACTTGAAATTATTTCTCCTGAAAAGACCTTAGCTAACTTGGAAGTTACTATGGCAGTGCTTCCGGGTGAAGGTGGAGAGTTCGGTGTGTTATACGGCCATGAAAACTATATTACTACTATTATGCCCGGTGTAATTAATATTTATCAGGATGAAACTATAACTGAAAAGTATGTAGTTTCGGCAGGTACGGTTAAAGTAACTGCCGAACTTTGTACAGTTATAGTTGATGAAGCCGTAAGCACAGATAAAATTAATTTTGAGCAGTTTGAAAGTAGGCTTACCGCAACCATTCAGGAAATGGAAAAAGAATCCTCTGAAGTTGTGAGAGATGAGCTGAGGGATGAGATAAAATACCTGGAAGAAGCGCTTAAGTTTAGGGTGTAG
- the atpD gene encoding F0F1 ATP synthase subunit beta — protein sequence MANKGIIKQVIGAVVDVKFEQGLPRILNALKCENQGKELILEVAQHIGENTVRAIAMDSTDGLSRGQEVIDTESPITIPVGREVLGRIMNVIGEPIDNRGEIKSTQSASIYAPAPELIEQSTANEILTTGIKVIDLLAPYAKGGKIGLFGGAGVGKTVIIMELINNIAKAHGGFSVFAGVGERSREGNDLYHEMIDSKVIDLENPQNSKVALVYGQMNEPPGARARVALTGLTQAEYFRDQEGQDVLFFIDNIFRFTQAGSEVSALLGRIPSAVGYQPTLATEMGTLQERITSTKKGSITSVQAVYVPADDLTDPAPATSFAHLDATTVLSRQIAELGIYPAVDPLDSTSQMLSPDIIGEEHYKVAREVQRILQTYKSLQDIIAILGMDELSEEDKLIVARARKIQRFLSQPFHVAEVFTGISGKFVALKDTIQGFKGLVEGEYDDLPEAAFYMVGNIDEAIEKAKKLALEAA from the coding sequence ATGGCAAATAAAGGAATTATAAAACAAGTAATCGGTGCGGTAGTAGATGTGAAATTCGAGCAGGGCTTACCTCGGATTTTGAATGCATTGAAATGTGAAAATCAAGGTAAAGAGCTTATATTGGAAGTAGCTCAGCATATCGGTGAAAATACTGTGCGCGCAATTGCTATGGATTCTACCGACGGTTTAAGCAGAGGACAGGAAGTTATTGATACCGAAAGCCCCATCACCATTCCGGTCGGAAGAGAAGTTTTAGGGCGTATTATGAATGTTATCGGGGAACCAATCGATAACAGAGGTGAAATAAAATCAACTCAATCAGCTTCCATTTATGCGCCGGCTCCTGAGTTAATCGAGCAATCTACCGCAAATGAAATTTTAACTACCGGTATTAAAGTTATTGATCTTTTAGCACCATATGCCAAGGGCGGTAAAATCGGTTTATTCGGGGGAGCAGGGGTCGGTAAAACCGTAATCATCATGGAACTAATTAATAATATTGCTAAAGCACACGGCGGATTTTCAGTGTTTGCCGGGGTGGGGGAGAGGTCGAGAGAAGGTAATGACCTATACCATGAGATGATTGACTCAAAAGTTATTGATCTGGAAAACCCGCAAAACTCTAAAGTTGCACTCGTATACGGCCAAATGAACGAGCCGCCGGGAGCAAGGGCAAGAGTAGCGTTAACCGGGCTTACTCAAGCTGAATATTTTAGAGACCAGGAAGGGCAGGATGTATTATTCTTTATTGATAACATTTTCAGGTTCACTCAAGCCGGTTCGGAGGTTTCCGCACTCCTCGGGAGAATTCCTTCCGCTGTAGGTTATCAGCCGACTCTCGCAACCGAAATGGGTACATTACAGGAAAGGATTACCTCTACCAAGAAAGGTTCGATTACTTCCGTACAGGCGGTATACGTTCCGGCCGATGACTTAACTGACCCGGCGCCTGCTACCTCATTCGCCCACCTTGATGCAACAACGGTACTTAGCAGACAAATTGCCGAGCTCGGAATTTATCCGGCGGTAGATCCGTTAGATAGTACATCGCAAATGCTAAGCCCTGATATTATCGGAGAAGAGCATTATAAGGTGGCAAGAGAAGTACAAAGAATTCTTCAAACCTATAAGTCGTTACAAGATATTATTGCGATTTTAGGGATGGACGAGCTTAGTGAAGAAGATAAACTTATTGTAGCCCGAGCTAGGAAAATCCAAAGATTCTTATCACAACCGTTCCATGTAGCGGAAGTATTTACCGGTATCTCCGGGAAATTTGTTGCGCTCAAAGATACCATTCAAGGATTTAAAGGTTTGGTGGAAGGGGAGTATGATGATCTTCCCGAAGCTGCTTTCTATATGGTCGGAAATATTGATGAGGCAATTGAGAAGGCTAAAAAACTTGCTTTAGAGGCTGCATAG